The proteins below are encoded in one region of Rana temporaria chromosome 2, aRanTem1.1, whole genome shotgun sequence:
- the CHAMP1 gene encoding chromosome alignment-maintaining phosphoprotein 1, whose protein sequence is MEIIENQLDCTRCSFHGSDFKSTQIHMGTIHPEFCEEIDTGGLGKLVFYQKSARLFHCHRCFFTSKLFANVYYHILGQHAVPDKWRKETKPIVEPKSEPASEVDSEKNDSESLESEDDKYVDEQDQIKTNEAVKSEENDTLTSWPEKAPTHDYPDNSDSDFKSSSIEKVSEMSAETKDKESFSEPDLPESESSNTSSSLKKTSSVRAKVGTEFSDDAASSLSKDIPEFSDDDDDEPALPGGIPHFSEDEETAPQEKEAESSSEDDPIPDHSRGIEDISEDEMPPEEKPTDNMSEDEAAPAPLKDLQNSSEEENASATGKEMDFSEDEEDAPAPSKELMDFLEEEEEEESTIIPKNAMDFSDEEETANAAKNIMDFSEGEETTNVSKHAMEFSEEGTSGLSKDIMEFSEDDDTPAISKGIMEFSDEEEAYSPSKDMPKYLEGNTTPTQLKDSECTDDAPTSVLKGSSPFSEDDAIPDEGTPSEQKDVAGTSTNINVPARLPGVLHFSEYKATPWSKDKLETINTTDISLTVHETIDASDDKDGFGKDEEILKHVKRVKGRFHCLLCDCRPLKRGPILHHLITRHNMPSPFVCKTCGKTFVMETHLKNHLTSHTKGLYKCHRCNFQTDHPRGFKKHQTHCDNRHKEEAIKPVDDNKPVDDNKPVDDNKSVDDNKSVDDNKPVDNEPVDDIKSVDDKPIDDIKPIDTIALVDAIKPLDFNDILEDDNEED, encoded by the coding sequence ATGGAGATCATAGAAAATCAGCTGGACTGTACTCGCTGCAGTTTTCATGGAAGTGACTTCAAGAGTACACAAATTCACATGGGAACCATTCACCCAGAATTCTGTGAGGAAATTGATACTGGTGGCTTAGGAAAACTAGTTTTTTACCAGAAAAGTGCACGATTGTTCCATTGCCATCGATGCTTTTTCACAAGCAAGTTGTTTGCCAATGTGTATTATCATATATTAGGTCAGCATGCAGTGCCAGACAAATGGCGCAAAGAAACCAAGCCTATTGTTGAGCCCAAGTCAGAACCAGCTTCAGAAGTAGACTCTGAGAAGAATGATTCAGAAAGTTTGGAAAGTGAAGATGACAAGTATGTGGATGAGCAAGATCAAATCAAGACCAATGAAGCTGTAAAGAGTGAAGAGAATGATACACTTACCTCTTGGCCAGAGAAAGCACCAACTCACGATTACCCAGATAACTCAGATAgtgattttaaaagcagcagcatagAGAAAGTTAGTGAGATGTCTGCAGAGACTAAAGATAAGGAGTCATTTAGTGAGCCTGATTTACCAGAGTCTGAATCCAGCAATACTAGCAGTAGTCTGAAAAAAACAAGTTCTGTGAGGGCTAAAGTTGGCACTGAATTTTCGGATGATGCAGCATCTTCTCTATCAAAGGACATACCAGAATTTTCAGATGATGATGACGATGAACCTGCTTTACCAGGTGGCATACCACATTTTTCAGAAGATGAGGAAACTGCACCTCAGGAAAAGGAGGCTGAGTCCTCTTCAGAAGATGACCCTATACCTGACCATTCAAGAGGGATTGAGGACATTTCTGAGGATGAGATGCCACCTGAAGAAAAGCCTACAGATAACATGTCTGAAGATGAAGCTGCTCCTGCTCCATTAAAGGATCTCCAAAATTCTTCTGAAGAAGAAAATGCATCTGCCACAGGAAAAGAAATGGACTTTTCTGAGGATGAGGAAGATGCTCCAGCTCCATCAAAAGAATTAATGGATTTcttagaagaggaggaggaggaagagtccACTATTATACCTAAGAATGCCATGGACTTCTCAGATGAAGAAGAAACTGCAAATGCAGCAAAAAATATCATGGACTTTTCAGAAGGGGAGGAAACCACAAATGTATCAAAACATGCAATGGAATTTTCTGAAGAAGGAACATCAGGTTTGTCAAAAGACATTATGGAGTTTTCAGAAGATGATGACACCCCAGCAATTTCAAAGGGTATAATGGAGTTTTCTGATGAGGAGGAAGCTTATTCTCCTTCTAAAGATATGCCTAAATATTTGGAGGGCAATACAACTCCCACTCAGTTGAAAGACTCTGAGTGTACAGATGATGCTCCTACTTCAGTATTGAAAGGTTCCTCCCCATTTTCAGAAGATGATGCAATTCCTGATGAGGGCACACCTAGTGAGCAGAAGGACGTTGCAGGTACCTCTACAAATATAAATGTTCCCGCACGCTTGCCTGGAGTTTTGCATTTTTCTGAGTACAAAGCTACACCGTGGTCTAAGGACAAACTTGAAACTATAAACACCACAGACATTTCTCTAACTGTTCATGAAACCATTGATGCATCAGATGATaaagatggttttggtaaagatGAAGAAATATTGAAACATGTTAAACGTGTAAAGGGCAGGTTTCATTGCTTGTTATGTGATTGCCGGCCTTTGAAAAGGGGGCCCATTCTACACCATCTGATCACCAGACATAATATGCCAAGTCCATTTGTATGCAAAACCTGTGGGAAAACATTTGTGATGGAGACGCACTTGAAGAACCATCTTACATCTCACACTAAAGGCTTGTATAAATgtcacagatgtaattttcagaCTGACCATCCAAGGGGTTTCAAAAAACATCAAACACACTGTGACAATCGCCACAAAGAAGAGGCCATTAAACCGGTTGATGACAATAAACCGGTTGATGACAATAAACCGGTTGATGACAATAAATCGGTTGATGACAATAAATCGGTTGATGACAATAAACCGGTTGACAATGAACCGGTTGACGATATTAAATCGGTTGACGACAAACCGATTGACGACATTAAACCAATTGACACCATTGCACTGGTTGATGCCATTAAACCACTGGATTTCAATGACATTCTCGAGGATGACAATGAGGAAGATTGA